In Burkholderia sp. WP9, a genomic segment contains:
- the cysE gene encoding serine O-acetyltransferase: protein MFTRLREDIATIRERDPAARSAWEVLTCYPGLHALVLHRLAHACWRARRRWLARFVSQMARFMTGIEIHPGATLGRRVFIDHGMGVVIGETAQIGDDCTIYQGVTLGGTSLTRGAKRHPTLERGVIVGAGAKVLGSFTIGADAKIGSNAVVTKPVPARGTAVGNPARIIVPAAAVAAEEASVAANSGAGGAARDAKRSAASAVTSGFCAYGITPNADDPVSLAIHGLIDHAATQAKRIDEIVDALERLGTSLEGLQGADAALLDLRRLSAAIAGKVDGAVAER, encoded by the coding sequence ATGTTCACGAGACTTCGCGAAGACATCGCCACGATCCGCGAGCGCGACCCCGCTGCCCGCAGCGCCTGGGAAGTGCTCACGTGTTATCCGGGTCTGCACGCGCTCGTGCTGCACCGGCTCGCGCATGCATGCTGGCGCGCAAGGCGCCGCTGGCTCGCGCGGTTTGTCTCGCAGATGGCGCGCTTCATGACCGGCATCGAAATCCATCCGGGCGCGACGCTCGGGCGGCGCGTGTTCATCGATCACGGCATGGGTGTGGTGATCGGCGAGACCGCGCAGATTGGCGACGACTGCACGATCTACCAGGGCGTGACGCTCGGTGGCACGTCGCTCACGCGCGGGGCGAAACGGCATCCCACGCTCGAGCGCGGCGTGATCGTGGGCGCGGGGGCGAAGGTGCTCGGCAGTTTCACGATCGGCGCGGACGCGAAGATCGGCTCGAATGCCGTGGTGACCAAGCCCGTGCCGGCGCGTGGCACGGCGGTGGGCAATCCGGCGCGGATCATCGTGCCGGCGGCGGCTGTGGCAGCGGAAGAGGCTTCCGTGGCTGCGAATTCCGGTGCCGGCGGCGCCGCGCGCGATGCAAAACGCTCTGCGGCATCTGCGGTAACCAGCGGCTTTTGCGCGTACGGCATCACGCCGAATGCGGACGATCCCGTCTCGCTGGCAATTCATGGCCTGATCGATCACGCCGCCACGCAGGCAAAACGCATCGACGAAATCGTCGACGCGCTGGAGCGGCTGGGTACGAGTCTCGAAGGTCTGCAAGGCGCGGATGCGGCGTTGCTCGATCTGCGGCGTTTGTCGGCCGCGATCGCAGGCAAGGTGGATGGGGCGGTGGCGGAGCGTTGA
- a CDS encoding UDP-2,3-diacylglucosamine diphosphatase, with translation MLQETPLRSVAAGVPGEGKRPHAARPFFFLSDIHLSEAIPHTVAAFEHFIRVTAEQADSVFILGDLFEYWIGDDMLVEPFVARMAALLHTLSERGIALYIMHGNRDFLLGKRFMKAAGAIWLPDPFVITAFGTRIALAHGDGLCTADRGYQTFRSFARSRFAQMLFLAWPLRWRQKLAENMRSKSDEGRSRPVSPKYDVTAAAVAALFKSSKTATIIHGHTHRPARHREPDGTRWVLPDWDLDHGERRGGYLRIDAEGIRALPLG, from the coding sequence ATGCTGCAAGAAACGCCGCTGCGAAGCGTCGCCGCGGGCGTGCCTGGCGAGGGCAAACGCCCGCACGCCGCACGCCCGTTTTTTTTCCTCTCCGATATTCACTTGAGCGAGGCGATCCCGCATACGGTCGCCGCGTTCGAGCATTTCATCCGCGTCACGGCCGAGCAGGCCGATTCGGTTTTCATTCTGGGCGATCTGTTCGAGTACTGGATCGGCGACGACATGCTCGTGGAGCCGTTCGTCGCACGCATGGCCGCGCTGCTGCACACCTTGTCCGAGCGCGGCATTGCGCTTTACATCATGCATGGCAACCGCGATTTTCTGCTGGGCAAGCGCTTCATGAAAGCGGCAGGCGCGATCTGGCTGCCCGATCCGTTCGTGATCACGGCCTTCGGCACGCGTATCGCGCTCGCTCACGGCGATGGCTTGTGCACGGCGGACCGCGGCTATCAGACGTTTCGAAGTTTTGCGCGCAGCCGTTTCGCGCAGATGCTGTTTCTCGCGTGGCCGTTGCGCTGGCGCCAGAAGCTCGCCGAGAACATGCGCTCGAAAAGCGACGAAGGCCGCTCGCGACCGGTTTCGCCGAAGTATGACGTGACGGCGGCGGCCGTGGCCGCGTTGTTCAAGTCGTCGAAGACAGCGACCATCATTCATGGGCACACGCACCGGCCGGCGCGGCATCGCGAGCCGGACGGCACGCGCTGGGTTCTGCCGGATTGGGATCTCGACCACGGCGAGCGCCGTGGCGGATATCTGCGTATCGATGCAGAGGGAATACGGGCGCTGCCGTTGGGTTGA
- a CDS encoding peptidylprolyl isomerase — protein MVELHTNHGVIKLELDAEKAPKSVENFLNYVKAGHYDNTVFHRVIDGFMIQGGGFEPGMKQKPTAEPITNEANNGLKNVNGSIAMARTNDPHSATAQFFINVNDNDFLNHSSPTPQGWGYAVFGKVVEGMDIVEKIKKVKTGSKGFHQDVPADDVVIEKAVIVD, from the coding sequence ATGGTTGAACTGCATACGAACCACGGCGTCATCAAACTCGAACTGGACGCTGAAAAGGCGCCGAAGTCGGTTGAAAACTTCCTCAACTACGTGAAAGCCGGCCACTACGACAACACGGTGTTTCACCGCGTAATCGACGGCTTCATGATCCAGGGCGGCGGCTTCGAACCCGGCATGAAGCAGAAGCCGACGGCCGAGCCGATCACCAACGAAGCGAACAACGGCCTGAAGAATGTGAACGGCTCGATCGCCATGGCGCGTACGAACGACCCGCATTCGGCCACGGCGCAATTCTTCATCAACGTAAACGACAACGACTTCCTGAACCACTCGTCGCCGACGCCGCAGGGCTGGGGCTACGCCGTGTTCGGCAAGGTGGTCGAAGGCATGGACATCGTCGAGAAGATCAAGAAGGTCAAGACGGGTTCGAAGGGCTTCCATCAGGACGTGCCGGCGGACGACGTGGTGATCGAAAAGGCCGTGATCGTCGACTAA
- a CDS encoding peptidylprolyl isomerase, giving the protein MKWLMLALGSAALIANAPAFAQSGSQAAHPSVLFKTSEGDIRVELYPEKAPKTVANFLDYVKAGQYSGTIFHRVIRGFMIQGGGYTQSFAEKPTRAPIPLESRNGLKNTTGTLAMARTSDPNSATAQFFINTVDNAGLDYPNPDGNGYAVFGKVTSGMDVVKKIESTPTTSRGPMGDVPQKPIVIESATVVGK; this is encoded by the coding sequence ATGAAATGGTTGATGTTGGCGCTCGGCAGCGCCGCCCTGATCGCAAACGCCCCCGCCTTTGCCCAGTCCGGTTCGCAAGCCGCGCATCCGTCCGTCCTCTTCAAGACATCGGAAGGCGACATCCGCGTCGAGTTGTATCCTGAGAAAGCGCCCAAGACGGTCGCCAACTTCCTCGACTACGTGAAGGCCGGCCAGTACAGCGGCACGATTTTCCATCGCGTGATTCGCGGCTTCATGATTCAGGGCGGCGGTTACACGCAGAGCTTCGCGGAGAAACCGACGCGCGCGCCGATTCCGCTCGAAAGCCGTAACGGTCTGAAGAACACGACCGGCACGCTCGCCATGGCGCGCACCAGCGATCCGAACTCGGCCACCGCGCAGTTCTTCATCAACACGGTGGACAATGCCGGCCTCGACTATCCGAATCCGGACGGCAACGGCTATGCGGTATTCGGCAAGGTCACGAGCGGCATGGACGTCGTGAAGAAGATCGAAAGCACCCCCACCACCTCGCGCGGCCCGATGGGCGACGTGCCGCAAAAGCCGATCGTGATCGAGTCGGCAACGGTGGTCGGCAAGTAA
- a CDS encoding tetratricopeptide repeat protein, with amino-acid sequence MKPSSGRARSAATLAATAFGGVVRGMTHGVIRGVALNATRALTLRAAVAVALAAVPAAAAFAQKTATLPQGPAVRDNTPEIDASIAQKKWAASLPQLDARIASNPRDAQAKFKRGTVLAHLGRDDEAITAFTELTQTYPELPEPYNNLAALYAKQGRYAEARAALETATKVNPGYSLAYENLGDLYLRMANEAYRRAQSLGKVSPTTTQRLADIQKVISPTAAKPQSSARQAASAEDDYTARATSNMTQTPSFQYGGANGSLAMPPYMAPSK; translated from the coding sequence ATGAAACCTTCAAGCGGCCGCGCGCGCAGCGCTGCGACCCTCGCCGCGACGGCCTTCGGCGGTGTCGTGCGTGGCATGACGCACGGCGTGATCCGCGGCGTCGCTCTCAACGCCACGCGCGCCCTCACGTTGCGCGCGGCCGTCGCGGTCGCGCTCGCAGCCGTACCGGCTGCGGCCGCGTTTGCGCAGAAAACCGCCACGCTGCCGCAAGGCCCGGCCGTGCGCGACAACACGCCGGAAATCGACGCGTCGATCGCGCAGAAAAAGTGGGCGGCCTCATTGCCGCAGCTCGACGCGCGCATCGCCTCGAATCCGCGCGACGCTCAAGCGAAATTCAAGCGCGGCACGGTGCTCGCCCACCTGGGCCGCGACGACGAAGCGATCACCGCGTTCACCGAACTCACGCAGACCTACCCCGAGTTGCCCGAACCGTATAACAACCTTGCCGCGCTCTATGCGAAGCAAGGCCGTTATGCCGAAGCGCGCGCCGCGCTCGAAACGGCAACCAAGGTCAATCCGGGCTACAGCCTTGCATACGAAAATCTCGGCGACCTGTATCTGCGCATGGCCAACGAAGCCTATCGCCGCGCTCAGAGCCTGGGCAAGGTGAGCCCCACGACTACGCAGCGCCTCGCGGACATCCAGAAAGTCATCTCGCCGACCGCGGCCAAACCGCAATCTTCGGCGAGGCAAGCCGCCAGCGCGGAAGACGACTACACCGCCCGCGCCACGTCGAACATGACGCAGACGCCGAGCTTCCAGTACGGTGGCGCGAACGGCTCGCTCGCCATGCCGCCTTACATGGCGCCGTCGAAATAG
- the cysS gene encoding cysteine--tRNA ligase: MESLRIYNTLARDKQTFVPLQDGVVRMYVCGMTVYDYCHVGHARVMVVFDIVQRWLRTLGYDVTYVRNITDIDDKIIRRAVENGETIKSLTDRFIKALHEDADALGIQRPDVEPRATDFIPQMLGMIERLEANGYAYQASDGDVNYAVRKFANYGKLSGKSLEDLRAGERVAANDAKQDPLDFVLWKQAKPEEPADTGWDSKYGRGRPGWHIECSAMGCTLLGDHFDIHGGGQDLQFPHHENEIAQSEAATGQTFVNFWMHNGYVQIDNEKMSKSLNNFFTIREVLAQYDAEVVRFFIARAHYRSPLNYSDVHIDDARNALTRLYTALKDVTPDGAELDWNEAYAQRFQAAMNDDFNTPVAVSVLFELATEVNRTRDPALARQLRSLGAVIGLLGREPRAFLQQAAGAAAAGALEADAIEAKIAARTAAKQAKDFAAADRIRSELLEAGVALEDKPGGLTEWRRV; the protein is encoded by the coding sequence ATGGAATCACTGCGCATCTACAACACGCTCGCGCGTGACAAGCAAACCTTCGTGCCGCTGCAAGACGGTGTCGTGCGGATGTACGTCTGCGGGATGACCGTGTACGACTATTGTCACGTCGGTCATGCGCGGGTGATGGTCGTGTTCGACATCGTGCAGCGCTGGTTGCGCACGCTCGGCTACGACGTGACCTACGTGCGCAACATCACGGATATCGACGACAAGATCATCCGGCGCGCAGTGGAGAACGGCGAAACGATCAAATCGCTGACCGACCGCTTCATCAAGGCACTGCATGAAGACGCGGACGCGCTCGGCATCCAGCGCCCCGACGTCGAGCCGCGCGCGACCGATTTCATTCCGCAGATGCTCGGCATGATCGAGCGCCTCGAAGCAAACGGCTACGCCTACCAGGCGAGCGACGGCGACGTGAATTACGCGGTACGCAAGTTCGCGAACTACGGCAAGCTTTCGGGCAAGTCGCTCGAAGATCTGCGCGCGGGCGAACGCGTCGCGGCGAACGACGCGAAGCAGGACCCACTCGACTTCGTGCTGTGGAAGCAGGCCAAACCGGAAGAGCCCGCCGACACCGGCTGGGATTCGAAGTACGGGCGTGGCCGTCCGGGCTGGCATATCGAATGCTCGGCCATGGGCTGCACGTTGCTCGGCGACCATTTCGACATTCACGGCGGCGGGCAGGACCTGCAGTTTCCGCACCACGAAAACGAGATTGCGCAAAGTGAAGCCGCTACCGGTCAAACCTTCGTCAATTTCTGGATGCACAACGGCTACGTGCAGATCGACAATGAGAAGATGTCGAAGTCGTTGAACAACTTCTTTACGATTCGCGAAGTATTGGCGCAGTACGATGCCGAGGTCGTGCGGTTTTTCATCGCGCGCGCGCATTACCGCTCGCCGCTGAATTACAGCGACGTGCATATCGACGACGCGCGCAACGCCCTCACGCGTTTGTACACCGCGCTGAAAGACGTCACGCCTGATGGCGCGGAACTCGACTGGAACGAAGCGTATGCGCAGCGTTTCCAGGCAGCAATGAACGACGACTTCAACACGCCGGTTGCCGTATCGGTGTTGTTCGAGTTGGCAACTGAAGTGAACCGCACGCGCGATCCTGCGCTGGCCCGTCAATTGCGCTCGCTTGGCGCTGTGATCGGACTGCTCGGCCGCGAGCCGCGCGCCTTCCTGCAGCAGGCAGCGGGGGCAGCCGCCGCTGGCGCGCTCGAGGCCGACGCGATCGAAGCGAAGATTGCCGCGCGCACGGCCGCCAAGCAGGCGAAGGACTTTGCGGCAGCAGACCGGATCCGGTCCGAATTGCTCGAGGCCGGCGTTGCACTTGAAGACAAACCCGGTGGGTTGACTGAGTGGCGGCGCGTGTGA
- a CDS encoding DNA-3-methyladenine glycosylase, whose amino-acid sequence MATATKTPAKRAASQTNAAAAGKSTRTSARASSSVVKKASSKAAGVVAKTAAGAAKKTAVKRALNGASAHAPVVKRAKATRTKGNGALPAELAGDVQELARVTAEGHEGEVVRKTRASTAAGGEASSANEAAAPVQIGGLTPEVTRPAYWDKACADLVKRDRILKKLIPKFGPVHLLSRGDPFVTLARSVVGQQISVASAQAVWAKVEAACPKLVPQQFIKLGLEKLTACGLSKRKAEYVLDLAQHFVSGALHVGKWTSMEDEAVIAELTQIRGIGRWTAEMFLIFNLSRPDVLPLDDLGLIRAISVNYFSGEPVTRSEAREVAANWEPWRTVATWYMWRSLDPLPVDY is encoded by the coding sequence ATGGCAACGGCCACGAAGACGCCGGCTAAACGAGCCGCGTCTCAAACAAACGCGGCAGCCGCGGGAAAGTCGACACGCACGTCGGCTCGCGCGAGCAGCAGCGTGGTAAAGAAAGCATCGTCGAAAGCCGCCGGGGTGGTGGCCAAGACCGCAGCGGGCGCAGCGAAAAAGACCGCGGTCAAACGCGCGCTCAACGGTGCGTCGGCGCATGCGCCTGTTGTGAAGCGCGCGAAGGCGACGCGTACGAAGGGTAATGGCGCCTTGCCGGCTGAACTGGCCGGCGACGTGCAGGAGCTCGCGCGCGTGACGGCCGAAGGCCACGAAGGCGAAGTCGTGCGCAAGACGCGCGCGTCCACCGCCGCGGGCGGCGAAGCGTCGAGCGCGAACGAAGCCGCGGCGCCGGTGCAGATCGGCGGGCTCACGCCTGAAGTCACGCGGCCCGCGTATTGGGACAAGGCGTGTGCCGACCTCGTCAAGCGCGATCGCATTCTGAAGAAACTGATTCCGAAGTTCGGTCCGGTGCATCTGCTGAGCCGCGGGGATCCGTTCGTCACGCTCGCGCGCTCGGTGGTCGGGCAGCAGATTTCGGTGGCGTCCGCGCAAGCGGTCTGGGCGAAAGTCGAGGCCGCCTGTCCGAAGCTCGTGCCGCAGCAGTTCATCAAGCTCGGTCTGGAAAAACTGACCGCGTGCGGGCTGTCCAAACGCAAGGCCGAATACGTGCTCGATCTCGCGCAGCATTTCGTTTCGGGTGCGCTGCACGTCGGCAAATGGACGTCGATGGAAGATGAGGCGGTGATCGCCGAGCTCACGCAGATTCGCGGCATCGGCCGCTGGACCGCGGAGATGTTCCTGATCTTCAATCTGTCGCGTCCGGACGTATTGCCGCTCGACGACCTCGGCCTGATCCGCGCGATCAGCGTCAATTATTTCAGCGGCGAACCCGTCACGCGAAGCGAAGCGCGCGAGGTCGCCGCCAACTGGGAGCCGTGGCGTACCGTCGCCACCTGGTATATGTGGCGTAGTCTTGACCCATTGCCGGTCGACTACTGA
- a CDS encoding acetyl-CoA carboxylase carboxyltransferase subunit alpha: MKTTFLDFEQPIAELEAKIEELRFVQDDSAVDISEEIERLSKKSQQLTKDLYANLTPWQVSQIARHPQRPYTFDYVNELFTDFHELHGDRNYADDLSIVGGLARFNGQACMVIGHQKGRDTKERALRNFGMPRPEGYRKAERLMRLAEKFGLPIFTFIDTPGAYPGIGAEERGQSEAIGRNLYVMAELKTPLIATIIGEGGSGGALAIAVGDSVLMLQFSTYSVISPEGCASILWKSAAKAPEAAEALGLTAHRLKALGLIDKIVNEPLGGAHRDPKGMAAMLRRALADSLRQFQGMSINDLRQRRFERLMSYGKFKETTPGA, encoded by the coding sequence ATGAAGACCACCTTTCTGGATTTCGAACAGCCGATCGCTGAACTCGAAGCGAAGATCGAAGAATTGCGCTTCGTGCAGGACGATTCGGCCGTCGACATTTCGGAAGAGATCGAGCGGCTGTCCAAGAAGAGTCAACAGCTCACCAAAGATCTGTACGCGAACCTCACGCCGTGGCAGGTTTCGCAAATCGCCCGTCATCCGCAACGCCCGTACACGTTCGACTACGTGAACGAGCTGTTCACGGATTTCCACGAACTGCACGGCGACCGCAACTATGCGGACGACCTGTCGATTGTCGGCGGCCTCGCGCGTTTCAATGGCCAGGCCTGTATGGTGATCGGCCATCAGAAGGGTCGCGACACGAAGGAGCGCGCGCTGCGCAACTTCGGCATGCCGCGTCCGGAAGGCTATCGTAAGGCCGAACGTCTGATGCGTCTCGCCGAAAAATTCGGCTTGCCGATTTTCACGTTCATCGACACGCCGGGCGCCTATCCGGGCATCGGCGCGGAAGAGCGTGGTCAATCGGAAGCGATCGGCCGCAATCTGTACGTCATGGCGGAACTGAAAACGCCGCTGATTGCGACGATTATCGGTGAAGGCGGATCGGGCGGCGCGCTGGCGATTGCTGTGGGCGACAGCGTGCTGATGCTGCAATTCTCGACCTATTCGGTGATTTCGCCGGAAGGCTGCGCATCCATTCTGTGGAAGAGCGCCGCGAAAGCGCCGGAAGCCGCGGAAGCGCTCGGGTTGACCGCGCATCGGCTGAAGGCGCTCGGCCTGATCGACAAGATCGTCAACGAGCCGCTCGGCGGCGCGCATCGCGATCCGAAGGGCATGGCCGCCATGCTGCGCCGTGCGCTTGCCGATTCGCTGCGCCAGTTCCAGGGCATGAGCATCAACGACCTGCGTCAACGCCGTTTTGAACGGCTGATGTCGTACGGCAAGTTCAAGGAAACGACGCCGGGTGCCTAA
- the tilS gene encoding tRNA lysidine(34) synthetase TilS, whose amino-acid sequence MTSTAETPADRLVIEAVGVSLSALATDARIAIAFSGGVDSSVLLDAALRVAGAARCVALHVHHGLSPHADAWLTHCEAFAQARGVEFAAERVEVSRETGVSVEAAARDARYRALDHMCATRGIATLWLAQHADDQAETVLLQLLRGAGLAGLAAMAPEYLPANASATRVRPLLHLLRVQLEQYASEHALRWIDDESNADTRYARNALRHDVMPALAVHFPGFRDALARTAAHAASAQRLLDALACMDMEAASRDEGRALSHDALLALDDDRALNLMRYWMRTLGLVAASSARLGDALRQLREIGAAGEGHALRVDHAGHALRSYRGLVYWEKGDSRDPADETALAARAPSELAWQGEPVWHLPQWRGTFVFADAAAGDPDAIPVSVLRRAVLSARSRSGGERMRTGAARSAPSRTLKNLFQERCIPAWKRDVPLLYSGQDLLFVPLLGMNRSVLPEQAGEGESHVRIVWRDDLLIA is encoded by the coding sequence GTGACTTCCACCGCCGAAACGCCCGCCGACCGCCTCGTTATCGAGGCGGTCGGCGTTTCGCTGTCCGCACTCGCCACTGACGCGCGTATCGCGATCGCGTTCAGTGGCGGGGTGGATTCGAGTGTGCTGCTCGATGCCGCGCTGCGCGTCGCCGGTGCGGCGCGTTGCGTGGCGCTGCATGTGCATCACGGCCTGAGTCCTCACGCGGATGCCTGGCTCACGCATTGCGAGGCGTTCGCGCAGGCGCGTGGCGTCGAATTCGCAGCGGAGCGTGTCGAGGTTTCGCGTGAGACGGGTGTGAGCGTCGAGGCCGCCGCGCGCGATGCGCGTTATCGCGCGCTGGACCACATGTGCGCGACGCGCGGCATCGCCACGCTCTGGCTCGCGCAACATGCGGACGATCAGGCGGAAACCGTGCTGCTGCAATTGCTGCGCGGCGCCGGCCTCGCCGGGCTCGCCGCGATGGCGCCGGAGTATTTGCCCGCGAACGCGTCGGCCACGCGCGTGCGGCCTTTGCTTCATCTGCTGCGGGTTCAGCTCGAACAATACGCGAGCGAGCATGCATTACGCTGGATCGACGACGAATCGAACGCGGACACGCGTTATGCGCGCAACGCGCTGCGCCACGACGTGATGCCGGCGCTCGCTGTCCACTTTCCCGGCTTTCGCGACGCGCTGGCTCGCACGGCGGCGCACGCGGCGTCTGCACAACGTTTGCTCGACGCGCTCGCGTGCATGGATATGGAAGCCGCGTCACGCGACGAAGGACGAGCGCTCTCGCATGATGCGTTGCTCGCGCTCGACGACGACCGCGCGCTCAATCTGATGCGCTACTGGATGCGCACGCTAGGCCTTGTCGCCGCATCGAGCGCGCGTCTTGGCGATGCGCTGCGTCAACTACGCGAAATTGGCGCGGCGGGCGAGGGCCATGCTCTGCGTGTCGATCACGCGGGTCATGCATTGCGCAGCTATCGCGGCCTCGTGTACTGGGAAAAGGGCGATAGCCGCGATCCCGCCGATGAAACCGCACTCGCCGCGCGCGCGCCCAGCGAACTCGCATGGCAGGGCGAGCCGGTCTGGCATTTGCCGCAATGGCGCGGCACATTCGTGTTCGCCGACGCAGCCGCGGGCGACCCCGACGCGATTCCCGTCAGCGTTCTGCGGCGCGCCGTGTTGAGCGCGCGCTCGCGTAGCGGCGGCGAACGGATGCGCACGGGCGCGGCCCGCAGTGCGCCGAGCCGCACGTTGAAAAACCTGTTCCAGGAGCGCTGTATTCCCGCGTGGAAACGCGACGTGCCGTTGCTCTACAGCGGCCAAGATCTGCTGTTCGTGCCCTTGCTTGGAATGAATCGCTCGGTGTTGCCCGAGCAGGCCGGCGAGGGCGAATCCCACGTCAGGATCGTATGGCGCGACGATTTGCTGATCGCCTGA
- a CDS encoding aspartate kinase, giving the protein MALIVHKYGGTSMGSVERIKNVAKRVAKWHKAGHKMVVVPSAMSGETNRLLGLAKDIAAQPSPRELDMIAATGEQVSSGLLAIALQEAGVDAVSYAGWQVPVKTDSAFTKARISEIDGERVLRDLDAGKVVVITGFQGVDPDGNITTLGRGGSDTSAVAVAAALKADECLIYTDVDGVYTTDPRVVEEARRLDRVTFEEMLEMASLGSKVLQIRSVEFAGKYQVKTRVLSSLTDPLIPLDAEMKSGTLITFEEDETMEKAVISGIAFQRDEARIAVMGVPDKPGIAYQILGPVADANIDVDMIIQNQSVEGKTAFTFTVGRGDYQRAMDILTGQVKGHVQAEQVLGDPKVSKVSVVGVGMRSHVGIASTMFRTLSEEGINIQMISTSEIKISVLIDEKYMELAVRALHKAFELDQA; this is encoded by the coding sequence ATGGCACTCATCGTACACAAATACGGCGGCACCTCGATGGGCTCGGTCGAGCGCATCAAGAATGTCGCCAAGCGCGTCGCGAAATGGCACAAGGCTGGCCACAAGATGGTCGTCGTGCCGTCGGCGATGTCCGGCGAAACCAACCGCTTGCTCGGTCTCGCGAAAGACATCGCGGCTCAACCGAGCCCGCGCGAACTCGACATGATCGCCGCTACGGGCGAGCAGGTCAGCTCGGGACTGCTCGCCATCGCGCTGCAGGAAGCCGGCGTCGACGCGGTCAGCTACGCCGGCTGGCAAGTGCCGGTCAAAACGGATAGCGCATTCACGAAGGCGCGTATCAGCGAAATCGACGGCGAGCGCGTGCTGCGCGATCTCGACGCGGGCAAGGTGGTGGTGATCACCGGCTTCCAGGGCGTCGACCCTGACGGCAATATCACCACGCTTGGCCGTGGCGGTTCGGATACGTCGGCGGTCGCGGTCGCGGCTGCGTTGAAAGCCGATGAGTGCCTGATCTACACGGACGTCGACGGTGTCTACACGACCGACCCGCGCGTGGTGGAAGAAGCGCGCCGGCTCGATCGCGTGACGTTCGAAGAAATGCTGGAAATGGCAAGCCTGGGTTCGAAGGTGCTGCAGATCCGCTCGGTGGAATTCGCCGGCAAATATCAGGTGAAGACGCGTGTGCTGTCGAGCCTGACCGATCCGCTGATACCGCTCGACGCTGAAATGAAGTCGGGCACCCTGATTACTTTTGAAGAAGACGAGACCATGGAAAAAGCAGTCATCTCGGGCATCGCGTTTCAGCGCGACGAAGCTCGCATCGCCGTGATGGGTGTGCCCGACAAGCCGGGCATCGCGTACCAGATTCTCGGCCCGGTGGCGGACGCGAATATCGACGTCGACATGATCATCCAGAACCAGAGCGTGGAAGGCAAAACGGCGTTCACGTTCACGGTTGGCCGCGGCGACTATCAACGCGCCATGGACATCCTCACGGGCCAGGTGAAGGGCCACGTGCAGGCCGAGCAGGTGCTGGGCGATCCGAAGGTGTCGAAGGTGTCGGTGGTCGGCGTGGGTATGCGCTCGCACGTCGGTATCGCAAGCACGATGTTCCGCACGCTGTCGGAAGAGGGCATCAATATCCAGATGATCTCGACCTCCGAAATCAAGATCTCGGTGTTGATCGACGAGAAGTATATGGAGCTCGCCGTGCGCGCGCTGCATAAAGCGTTCGAACTGGATCAAGCGTAA
- the fabI gene encoding enoyl-ACP reductase FabI, protein MGFLAGKRILLTGLLSNRSIAYGIAQACKREGAELAFTYVGERFKERITEFAGEFGSDLVFPCDVADDAQIDALFASLRQHWDGLDGLVHSIGFAPREAIAGDFLDGMTRENFRIAHDISAYSFPALAKAAQPLFTPDASLLTLSYLGAERAIPNYNTMGLAKASLEASVRYLAVSLGAKGVRVNGISAGPIKTLAASGIKGFGKILEFVEQNAPLKRNVTIEQVGNTAAFLLSDLAAGVTAEIVHVDSGFSAVVGGMAAVAE, encoded by the coding sequence ATGGGCTTCCTCGCTGGCAAACGCATCCTGCTAACCGGCCTGTTGTCGAACCGCTCGATCGCCTACGGCATCGCGCAGGCCTGCAAGCGAGAAGGCGCCGAACTGGCGTTCACCTATGTCGGCGAGCGCTTCAAGGAGCGCATCACGGAGTTCGCCGGCGAGTTCGGCAGCGACCTGGTGTTCCCCTGCGACGTCGCCGACGACGCGCAGATCGACGCCCTCTTCGCCTCGCTCAGGCAACATTGGGACGGCCTCGACGGTCTCGTTCATTCGATCGGCTTTGCGCCGCGCGAAGCGATCGCCGGCGATTTCCTCGACGGCATGACGCGCGAAAATTTCCGCATCGCGCACGACATCTCCGCGTACAGCTTCCCCGCGCTCGCGAAGGCCGCGCAGCCCCTGTTCACGCCGGACGCGTCGTTGCTCACGCTCAGCTATCTCGGCGCCGAGCGCGCGATTCCGAATTACAACACCATGGGTCTCGCCAAGGCTTCGCTCGAAGCGAGCGTGCGCTATCTGGCGGTCTCGCTCGGCGCGAAAGGCGTGCGCGTCAACGGCATTTCGGCGGGTCCGATCAAGACGCTGGCTGCGAGCGGAATCAAGGGGTTCGGCAAAATTCTCGAGTTCGTCGAACAGAATGCGCCGCTCAAGCGCAACGTGACGATCGAACAGGTGGGCAATACAGCGGCTTTCCTGCTGTCGGATCTGGCGGCCGGTGTGACGGCGGAAATCGTGCACGTCGATAGCGGGTTTAGCGCGGTGGTGGGCGGTATGGCTGCTGTTGCGGAGTGA